In one window of Vibrio pelagius DNA:
- a CDS encoding FRG domain-containing protein: MKNKRYIKSLKELYQIIDSYTKECNEPCGLIYNVCDYENYNLMPGLGRSNRKNLRRVEQDLLSTVRIYGGHSLNSHDINDWLLMCLAKKQGFPTRLLEWSDNLVNALWALCHSQSKDCINITKVINFERVNNFFTPFGVEKAQIFHVVDCDQQEQRKDKWYSIHPFKEGCNDAIQPLYDEQGYSNGLVSVHVLPSAKVNLIKELISMNVLNEPTEYNEEALVDLKNESHVDGNKVMGKDGSNVELKVNTHNRNLEQYGRKYHQDFDFD, translated from the coding sequence ATGAAAAATAAACGTTATATAAAGTCACTCAAAGAACTTTACCAAATAATCGATTCATATACTAAAGAGTGTAATGAACCTTGTGGGTTGATTTATAACGTTTGTGATTACGAAAACTATAACTTGATGCCGGGCTTGGGCCGTTCTAATCGTAAGAACTTACGCCGAGTCGAACAAGATCTGCTTTCAACTGTTCGTATCTATGGTGGACATTCATTGAACTCTCACGACATAAATGATTGGTTGCTGATGTGCTTAGCAAAGAAGCAGGGGTTTCCCACTCGTTTACTTGAATGGAGCGATAATCTGGTGAATGCGCTGTGGGCTTTGTGTCATAGCCAGAGTAAAGACTGCATCAATATTACTAAAGTGATTAATTTTGAAAGAGTTAATAATTTCTTCACACCATTTGGTGTTGAGAAAGCTCAGATATTTCATGTTGTTGATTGTGATCAGCAAGAACAACGTAAGGACAAATGGTATTCCATTCATCCGTTTAAGGAAGGTTGCAATGATGCCATTCAACCTTTGTACGACGAGCAAGGATATTCAAACGGTCTAGTATCCGTTCATGTTCTGCCGTCCGCCAAAGTAAATCTGATAAAGGAGTTAATATCCATGAATGTGTTAAATGAACCTACAGAGTATAACGAAGAGGCACTGGTTGATTTGAAAAATGAATCACACGTCGATGGAAATAAGGTTATGGGTAAAGATGGAAGCAATGTCGAATTAAAAGTTAATACTCATAATCGAAATTTGGAACAATATGGCCGAAAGTACCATCAAGACTTTGACTTCGACTAA
- a CDS encoding nuclear transport factor 2 family protein translates to MNMQTDAAAFVLENQVDTAFLQSFSDAWNNHDVEALMSFMTEDCVFHTVAGEGLVGNTIEGYEAVRNSFELVWQNFPDAAWSDPVHFVCGDRAVTESTFSATNPDGSVIEARMVDVFTLKDGKISVKNAFRKTRPLLTPKS, encoded by the coding sequence ATGAATATGCAAACCGATGCAGCGGCATTTGTGCTGGAAAACCAAGTCGACACCGCCTTTTTACAGTCATTCAGTGATGCTTGGAATAACCATGATGTCGAAGCATTAATGTCGTTCATGACTGAAGATTGTGTATTCCATACAGTGGCTGGTGAAGGCTTAGTTGGAAACACTATCGAAGGGTACGAAGCGGTTCGAAATAGCTTTGAATTGGTTTGGCAGAACTTCCCAGATGCCGCTTGGAGCGATCCTGTCCACTTTGTGTGTGGTGACCGAGCGGTGACTGAATCAACATTCTCTGCGACTAACCCAGATGGCAGCGTCATTGAAGCCCGCATGGTCGACGTGTTTACCTTGAAAGACGGAAAAATCAGCGTAAAAAATGCCTTCCGTAAAACACGACCTCTTTTGACTCCCAAGAGCTAG
- a CDS encoding NAD(P)/FAD-dependent oxidoreductase codes for MSLVMEQPAADVQPKVKNTQAQESTQAKDRYDPKYDPLKDKTPGHGKEYAPTYWVDTAGAPPEDDGPITSDMDVDVAIIGSGFTGLSTAIHLAEMYGIKATVIEANRSSWGCSTRNGGQAQCASGRLKRSQWIERWGLETALKMHRECVDGMETFKSLIKDIDCDPQPGGHLYVAHRPKVMATLEKEAKLLRDTFDYDAQILDAETVKRDYVGDQEAAGAMHEPEGIGIHPGKLAFGYLRKARALGVKVHPSSPVMGWETRGGVHYLKTPGGVVKARSVGVCTGGYTSQGLHSELKNRLLPVLSNSMVTRPLTQDEIAACNFKTNQVITDTRILRHYYRLLPDNRIQIGTRSAISGKNAPEKKYEDMLRADLTRKFPSLDQIKIDYSWWGWVDVSHDMMPRIYQPNPKQSIFYALGYGGNGVMYSAQAGKRLAQWIAGEGHTLDLPIFESKLPFPNVREVVESEMFAPFRRMGQRFLYQWYSLKDERL; via the coding sequence ATGAGTTTAGTAATGGAACAACCGGCTGCCGATGTGCAGCCAAAGGTGAAAAACACCCAAGCACAAGAAAGTACTCAAGCAAAAGATAGATACGATCCAAAGTACGACCCACTTAAGGATAAAACGCCAGGTCATGGTAAAGAATACGCCCCAACGTATTGGGTGGATACTGCAGGTGCTCCACCTGAAGATGATGGCCCAATCACATCGGACATGGATGTTGATGTGGCGATCATCGGTTCTGGCTTTACCGGCTTAAGCACAGCGATACATCTTGCAGAGATGTATGGGATTAAAGCGACAGTGATTGAAGCTAACCGTTCAAGCTGGGGATGCAGTACTCGAAATGGTGGTCAGGCGCAGTGTGCCTCTGGGCGTTTGAAGCGTTCACAATGGATTGAACGCTGGGGCCTAGAAACGGCGCTCAAAATGCACCGCGAGTGTGTTGATGGCATGGAAACCTTTAAGTCACTGATCAAAGACATCGATTGTGACCCACAACCTGGCGGCCACTTATATGTTGCTCACCGTCCAAAAGTGATGGCAACACTCGAGAAAGAAGCCAAACTGTTACGCGACACGTTTGACTACGATGCGCAGATCTTAGATGCAGAAACCGTAAAGCGTGATTACGTTGGAGACCAAGAAGCAGCAGGCGCTATGCATGAGCCAGAAGGGATTGGCATTCATCCAGGGAAACTGGCGTTTGGTTATCTAAGAAAGGCGCGAGCACTCGGCGTTAAAGTTCATCCATCGAGTCCAGTTATGGGCTGGGAGACTCGTGGCGGTGTGCATTACCTGAAAACGCCAGGTGGTGTTGTGAAGGCGCGTTCTGTCGGTGTTTGTACGGGTGGGTATACCAGCCAAGGCTTGCATTCAGAGCTTAAAAATCGCCTGTTGCCAGTACTGTCTAACTCAATGGTCACACGTCCGCTAACTCAAGACGAAATCGCCGCGTGTAACTTCAAAACCAATCAAGTGATTACTGATACTCGAATTCTGCGCCACTACTACCGTTTGTTACCGGATAACCGAATACAGATTGGTACACGCAGTGCTATCAGCGGCAAGAATGCACCTGAAAAGAAATATGAAGACATGCTAAGAGCGGATCTTACTCGAAAGTTCCCGTCTCTCGACCAGATCAAAATTGATTATTCATGGTGGGGCTGGGTGGATGTTAGCCACGACATGATGCCAAGGATTTACCAACCGAATCCAAAACAATCCATCTTTTACGCCCTTGGGTATGGCGGTAATGGCGTGATGTATTCCGCTCAAGCGGGTAAGCGCCTTGCTCAGTGGATTGCAGGTGAAGGTCATACGCTCGACCTACCAATATTTGAATCAAAACTTCCGTTCCCCAACGTGAGGGAAGTGGTGGAATCAGAGATGTTTGCGCCGTTTCGAAGAATGGGGCAGCGGTTCCTTTATCAGTGGTATTCGTTAAAGGATGAAAGGCTGTAA
- a CDS encoding TRAP transporter substrate-binding protein — MKFIKNKIIAGVTIVATAVLSHTAAAANFKMAIGDAAGGTQWELATSFSKLMEQKTDGKVKIDLFPNGQLGNEQDTVNDAAIGLLDFSVLAINNVTPFSPTVGLLTMPYVIQSAEEAVLLTQGQVGQDLVDNTIRDAGVRIVGWAYSGFRVLTNSKKPVASPEDLKGLVIRVPRNEIMIASYQAWGVNPTPMAWSETFTGLQQGVVDGQDNPYITVHAMKFNEVQKYVTNIRYIFSLEPLIVSETVFQQQTPEMQKIILEAGQEATEHSFAYLENTENQIREELQAKGMVFTDPADNEQEWISKVTKSVWPKFYSSIGGKDKLDDVLELLGRK; from the coding sequence ATGAAATTTATTAAAAATAAAATTATTGCTGGTGTCACCATTGTAGCAACAGCGGTGCTATCTCATACCGCGGCAGCAGCGAATTTTAAAATGGCTATCGGCGATGCTGCTGGTGGTACGCAGTGGGAATTAGCGACCTCATTCTCGAAACTCATGGAGCAAAAGACAGACGGTAAAGTAAAAATCGATCTGTTCCCGAACGGTCAGTTAGGCAATGAGCAAGACACAGTCAACGATGCGGCAATCGGGCTTCTCGACTTCTCTGTACTGGCGATCAACAACGTCACCCCTTTCTCTCCGACAGTTGGTCTACTGACCATGCCTTACGTAATTCAGAGTGCAGAAGAAGCAGTGCTACTGACTCAAGGTCAAGTTGGCCAAGACTTAGTTGATAATACGATTCGTGATGCTGGTGTTCGTATTGTCGGTTGGGCGTATTCAGGCTTTAGGGTTCTGACTAACTCGAAAAAGCCTGTCGCTTCCCCAGAAGATCTTAAAGGACTCGTGATTCGTGTTCCTCGTAACGAAATCATGATCGCTTCTTACCAAGCATGGGGCGTAAACCCAACGCCAATGGCATGGTCTGAAACCTTTACTGGCCTGCAACAGGGCGTGGTAGATGGTCAAGATAACCCTTACATCACAGTGCATGCGATGAAGTTTAATGAAGTACAAAAGTACGTGACCAATATTCGCTACATTTTCTCTCTAGAACCTTTAATTGTGAGTGAAACGGTCTTCCAACAGCAAACACCTGAAATGCAAAAGATTATTCTTGAAGCCGGTCAGGAAGCGACAGAGCACAGCTTTGCTTATCTAGAAAACACGGAAAACCAAATTCGTGAAGAGCTACAAGCGAAGGGTATGGTATTCACCGACCCAGCAGATAATGAGCAAGAGTGGATCAGCAAGGTGACTAAGTCAGTTTGGCCTAAGTTCTACTCAAGCATTGGAGGCAAAGACAAGCTAGACGACGTTCTTGAGTTACTAGGTAGAAAGTAA
- a CDS encoding TRAP transporter small permease: MSVAKTIKKHLNNIEEYTCCLLLASFVLLLFTQILTRQLFDYSIPWGDEVATYMFVWFAYLGAVVAAKMSAHNRVSFHFKFFPPIVQTVSETIADFLWLCFNGYFVYLSYDFVFNKMNLFWKSQTTGIPMKYFYMILPIAFSLMMIRIIWNNYERLFKGATNEDPEVKELRKMTAQKSMQ; the protein is encoded by the coding sequence ATGTCAGTCGCTAAAACAATAAAAAAACACCTGAACAACATTGAGGAATATACATGTTGTTTGTTGCTTGCAAGCTTTGTCTTATTGCTGTTTACACAAATCCTGACACGTCAGCTATTCGACTACTCAATCCCGTGGGGGGATGAAGTCGCTACTTACATGTTCGTTTGGTTCGCCTATCTAGGCGCTGTTGTGGCAGCCAAGATGTCAGCACACAACCGAGTGAGCTTTCACTTCAAATTCTTTCCGCCCATTGTGCAAACCGTCAGTGAAACCATCGCTGATTTCTTATGGCTCTGCTTCAACGGTTACTTTGTCTATCTCAGTTATGACTTCGTGTTCAACAAAATGAACCTATTTTGGAAGTCTCAGACCACAGGTATCCCGATGAAGTACTTCTACATGATTTTACCTATCGCGTTTTCCCTGATGATGATTCGAATTATCTGGAACAACTATGAGCGCTTATTCAAAGGTGCAACCAATGAAGATCCAGAAGTGAAAGAACTGCGAAAAATGACTGCACAAAAGTCTATGCAGTAG
- a CDS encoding TRAP transporter large permease yields MESYLTLILFGGFLTLLILGAPITVSLAGASMAAYMLLDKNPIALVQIAFTSVGNFPLMALPAFVLAGALMEAAGISKRLVDIAESLAGPVTGGLGAATVMACLFFGAISGSGPATTAAVGMLMVPAMVKRDYDKSYASAVTAASGGLGIIIPPSIPLVIFGISAMGLMAPPEAIAQHGQFASLSIPKLFVAGVVPGFIMASTLVLTNYFIAKREGYKGLTETWSFGDVRHYLRRGLWSILAPFLILGGIYSGMFTPTESAVVAIFYSLFVGVFIHRELSFKSVMKSLSTTTWITGRVLLILFAATVFGRLLIEQKVPVVVAESLLSFTDNMYMVWALTITLLLFIGMFMETLAAIMIIVPVLLPIMYMLGADPTHVGIVVVCTLSIGFATPPLGENIFVASGIGGSTVEQITAKIHPFVIASVVGVFVIAFFPQITLWLPSLLGY; encoded by the coding sequence ATGGAATCCTATTTAACTCTAATTTTATTTGGTGGCTTCTTAACCCTGTTAATTCTAGGTGCACCAATCACAGTATCACTGGCGGGCGCTTCGATGGCGGCTTATATGTTGCTCGATAAAAATCCTATCGCACTGGTACAAATCGCATTTACCTCGGTAGGAAACTTCCCGCTTATGGCACTGCCTGCCTTTGTGCTTGCGGGTGCACTAATGGAGGCGGCAGGGATCTCCAAACGTTTGGTTGATATTGCTGAAAGCTTAGCTGGGCCAGTAACAGGCGGTCTTGGCGCGGCAACGGTAATGGCCTGTCTTTTTTTCGGTGCGATCTCTGGTTCAGGCCCAGCAACAACTGCCGCGGTAGGTATGCTAATGGTGCCTGCGATGGTTAAGCGTGACTACGATAAGAGCTACGCCTCGGCAGTAACGGCGGCATCAGGCGGGTTAGGGATCATTATTCCGCCATCCATTCCTTTGGTTATTTTTGGTATCTCTGCGATGGGCTTAATGGCACCACCAGAAGCCATTGCACAACATGGTCAGTTTGCATCTTTATCGATTCCAAAACTGTTTGTCGCAGGGGTTGTGCCGGGTTTCATCATGGCATCGACATTGGTACTGACCAACTATTTCATAGCCAAGCGTGAAGGCTATAAAGGGCTTACTGAAACCTGGTCATTTGGTGATGTAAGGCACTACTTACGTAGAGGTTTATGGTCGATATTGGCGCCATTCTTGATTCTTGGTGGTATTTACAGCGGTATGTTCACACCAACAGAGTCAGCGGTTGTAGCAATTTTTTATTCGTTGTTTGTGGGGGTATTTATTCACCGTGAATTGTCATTTAAAAGCGTGATGAAATCTCTATCCACCACTACGTGGATCACCGGACGTGTGTTGTTGATCCTCTTTGCCGCTACCGTGTTTGGTCGCTTATTGATTGAACAAAAAGTTCCAGTAGTGGTGGCCGAATCGCTGCTCAGTTTTACTGACAACATGTATATGGTGTGGGCGCTTACGATTACCTTGTTGCTATTCATCGGCATGTTCATGGAAACCTTAGCGGCAATCATGATCATTGTTCCAGTTCTATTACCAATCATGTACATGTTAGGCGCGGATCCTACTCATGTGGGCATTGTGGTGGTCTGTACCTTGTCGATAGGTTTTGCAACGCCGCCACTTGGTGAAAACATCTTTGTTGCTTCGGGGATAGGTGGTTCCACGGTTGAGCAAATCACCGCGAAGATCCATCCCTTCGTTATTGCTTCGGTTGTGGGTGTGTTTGTTATCGCTTTCTTCCCACAAATTACACTTTGGCTTCCGTCCTTACTGGGTTACTAG
- a CDS encoding cache domain-containing protein, with product MSLSKIILISCAFFAVIGGIGLRAEHSESEKATQAVNVLDISEPHVVSEAERRAKTLLAKAVIHVQTEGDESVKDFMSDPEYIDGELYVFALGIDGQFLASGGSSMVLVGDSVLDTQDVYGNPFFREMITKAVHNGFGEVEYHWTNPTDRMGEPKTTFFERVGDVIVAVGFYPERSSAAEAKRLLARAMTAIVESEQQSLAEFNDAEGSFVEGDLYVFVMDMSSGKLLAHGVSPELVGRSHNEILSPDDKPILTDMLNLARENGRGVYTYRWLNPLSSKVETKHTYYRVIDNKLVGVGYYTKSSKT from the coding sequence ATGAGTTTATCCAAAATTATCCTTATCAGTTGCGCCTTTTTTGCCGTTATTGGTGGCATAGGTTTACGGGCTGAGCATTCAGAGTCGGAGAAGGCTACCCAAGCTGTCAATGTGCTCGATATTTCTGAGCCCCATGTGGTGAGCGAGGCAGAGAGAAGAGCCAAGACTTTGCTAGCGAAAGCGGTAATCCACGTTCAAACCGAGGGAGATGAAAGCGTAAAAGATTTCATGAGTGACCCAGAATACATTGACGGTGAGTTATACGTGTTTGCACTCGGAATTGACGGCCAATTCCTTGCGAGTGGCGGCTCTTCAATGGTGCTGGTGGGCGACAGTGTGTTGGACACGCAAGATGTTTATGGCAATCCATTTTTCCGAGAAATGATCACCAAAGCAGTCCACAACGGTTTTGGTGAGGTGGAATATCACTGGACCAACCCAACCGATCGTATGGGAGAGCCTAAAACGACCTTCTTTGAACGTGTAGGCGATGTGATTGTTGCTGTAGGCTTCTATCCAGAGCGTTCTAGTGCCGCTGAAGCTAAGCGCTTATTGGCAAGAGCGATGACCGCGATAGTGGAGTCGGAGCAACAGAGCCTGGCTGAGTTCAATGACGCTGAAGGCAGTTTCGTAGAAGGGGATTTATATGTGTTTGTGATGGACATGAGTTCAGGAAAGCTACTGGCGCATGGGGTGTCCCCTGAGTTAGTTGGGCGATCACACAACGAAATCTTGAGTCCGGATGATAAGCCGATCCTAACCGACATGTTGAATCTTGCACGAGAAAATGGCCGTGGTGTGTACACCTATCGCTGGTTAAATCCATTGTCGAGTAAGGTCGAAACTA